One Bos javanicus breed banteng chromosome 9, ARS-OSU_banteng_1.0, whole genome shotgun sequence DNA window includes the following coding sequences:
- the LOC133253799 gene encoding transmembrane protein 230-like gives MPSGKVRYAKLSSPGGGHINRQKETSPAKESLKPKRCPGVVRPHVLEKSRTDIPFKAIACAFSQFLVGAFLIITGCLLLAGYISKVGANRAFPVLTVGILVFLPGFYYLIVAYRAYRGCPGCSFRDLPDFDH, from the coding sequence ATGCCCAGCGGCAAAGTGAGATACGCAAAGCTCTCCAGCCCCGGCGGCGGACATATTAACCGTCAGAAGGAAACTTCACCTGCCAAAGAGAGCTTAAAGCCGAAAAGATGCCCAGGTGTCGTAAGACCTCATGTATTGGAGAAAAGCCGTACTGACATTCCTTTTAAGGCCATTGCCTGCGCCTTCTCACAGTTTTTGGTTGGTGCTTTTCTCATTATTACGGGCTGCCTCCTGCTGGCAGGCTATATCAGCAAAGTGGGCGCCAATCGAGCCTTCCCAGTCCTGACTGTCGGCATCCTGGTGTTCCTCCCGGGGTTTTACTACCTGATCGTCGCCTACAGAGCCTACCGAGGCTGCCCCGGCTGCTCCTTCCGTGACCTTCCGGACTTTGATCActag